A genome region from Gadus chalcogrammus isolate NIFS_2021 chromosome 5, NIFS_Gcha_1.0, whole genome shotgun sequence includes the following:
- the LOC130382715 gene encoding peroxynitrite isomerase THAP4-like, whose amino-acid sequence MASLACPFYQSGLVEVEEGELMGKQLSLHSKALARPSFAKEPHVKDVSRVFQLQPDGKLEQTLSMSTDKEPMTQHLHITYSRLP is encoded by the exons ATGGCGTCATTGGCGTGCCCGTTCTACCAGTCCG GACtggtggaggttgaggagggCGAGCTGATGGGAAAGCAGCTGAGCCTACACAGCAAAGCTCTGGCCAGGCCATCTTTTGCCAAGGAGCCCCACGTCAAGGAT gtTTCCAGAGTGTTCCAGCTCCAACCAGACGGGAAGCTGGAGCAAACGCTTTCCATGTCAACGGACAAGGAGCCAATGACGCAGCACTTGCATATCACCTACAGTCGCTTGCCTTGA